A window of the Plasmodium falciparum 3D7 genome assembly, chromosome: 3 genome harbors these coding sequences:
- a CDS encoding dolichyl-diphosphooligosaccharide--protein glycosyltransferase subunit OST1, putative — protein sequence MKLIYVTFIRFVFFIYVHGKLNIDIFEKLVNIDIEYINVYKNDIEKKYMKKPNSLIYEHVSKYINLKNNYVEIVIKGKLKNVQDTLVENFLFLLPYHEAYQGTNLYALDDEGNVLKHNILKDTKDIEEMNIDPFNDDVDLSHFNLRVYEIILSRKLKLEENVLVKLSYTLGQPYFPYPLEIDFINKQNVLFYLSSKILLPYQVEKYERIEINLCEACDIVSLDDACFLKGLKKINDKNYIIEYEHNIESFNLGNKILLYFVCDYNLGYFEKVIKNINISSLGYIYEKEEYFLKNNAAKINKFDRYILSDYESRYTSPGGSNTGEAINGSDNIGFINMENKNDTVNNIPIKNNSKSHFPRNKTDKHNSIIYSLESKIDYNIYDYNYFDDLGKIYLIRGEEIYDDEKKKNILKFDVKPRYPLLGGWKFHFFNTFYHFSNLYKIKNKRNVYAYKVDISPTIKSFYIKQLIINICLPSYSYDVLINNDNLKNYVHVQTTKKKEWIDFFSERNVVTLQIYKFFPSSDEKYMNNFLVMYNLPITHIFIKPLMLIIITFFIIILSFVMKYISFNFNTISENQIEKEKIDQQLFYEKSKELYENLSFISDKLIQSINSFKGEKKEKENSEILTKLEEKWTYDFIIYTKEFYRLFEYSDKKYELQDYVDKCFNYHAVIKKFFQAQIIHNLNVNLNEIAKAEKDLLLLLKYN from the exons atgaaattaatttATGTTACTTTTATAagatttgtattttttatttatgtacatggaaaattaaatatagatatttttgaaaaactCGTTAATATCgatatagaatatataaatgtttataaaaatgatatagaaaagaaatatatgaaaaagcCGAATAGCttaatatatgaacatgtgagtaaatatattaatttaaaaaataattatgtagAAATTGTTATAAAAgggaaattaaaaaatgtccAAGATACGTTAGTAGaaaatttcctttttttattaccttACCATGAGGCATACCAG gGAACCAACTTGTATGCCCTTGATGATGAAGGAAATGTTCTTAagcataatattttaaaagatacaAAAGATATAGAAGAAATGAACATAGATCCATTTAATGATGATGTTGACTTATCACATTTTAATTTAAGAGTgtatgaaataatattaagtagaaaattaaaattggAAGAAAATGTTCTTGTTAAATTATCGTATACACTAGGTCAGCCTTATTTCCCATATCCCTTAGAAAtagattttataaataaacaaaatgtattattttatttatcttcAAAGATTTTGTTACCATATCAAgttgaaaaatatgaacggatagaaataaatttatGTGAGGCTTGTGATATTGTAAGCTTAGATGATGCATGTTTTTTAAAAggcttaaaaaaaataaatgataaaaattacaTTATAGAATATGAACATAATATAGAATCATTTAATTTAGGAAACaagattttattatattttgtgtgTGATTATAATTTAGGTTATTTtgaaaaagtaataaaaaatattaacatatcCTCTTtaggttatatatatgaaaaggaagaatactttttaaaaaacaatgctgcaaaaataaataaatttgatagatatatattaagtgATTATGAAAGTAGATATACCTCACCGGGAGGATCTAATACAGGGGAAGCAATAAATGGTTCAGATAATATTGgatttataaatatggagaataaaaatgatacggttaataatattcctattaaaaataattcaaagTCTCATTTTCCTAGGAACAAGACGGATAAACATAATAGCATCATATATTCTCTTGAATCAAAAATTGATTATAACATTTACGATTACAATTATTTTGATGATCTagggaaaatatatttaattcgaggtgaagaaatatatgatgatgagaaaaaaaaaaacattttaaaatttgATGTAAAACCTAGATATCCTTTATTAGGTGGTTGGAAATTCCATTTCTTTAAtacattttatcatttttcaaacttatataaaataaaaaataaaagaaatgtatATGCATATAAAGTAGACATTTCTCCAACAATTAaaagtttttatattaaacaattaattataaatatatgtttgcCATCTTATTCTTATgatgttttaataaataatgataatctTAAAAATTATGTACATGTACAAACtaccaaaaaaaaggaatggATCGATTTTTTTTCTGAACGAAATGTTGTTACAttgcaaatatataaattctttCCTTCAAgcgatgaaaaatatatgaacaatttTCTTGTCATGTATAATCTTCCCATAactcatatttttattaaacccCTCATGTTGATAATTATAACtttctttatcatcattttgtcATTTGTTATGAAGTACATTTCCTTCAA CTTTAATACAATTAGTGAAAACCaaattgaaaaagaaaaaatcgaTCAACAACTGTTTTATGAAAAATCTAAGGAGTTATACGaaaatttatcttttatatctG ATAAACTCATCCAGTCAATCAATTCTTTcaaaggggaaaaaaaagaaaaggaaaactCTGAAATTTTAACAAAGCTAGAAGAAAAATGGACAtatgattttattatttatacaaaagaattttatagattatttgaatattctgataaaaaatatgaactaCAAGATTATGTTGATAAGTGTTTTAATTACCACGCCGTTATCAAAAAATTTTTTCAAGCACAAATAATTCACAACTTG aaTGTTAACCTCAACGAAATTGCAAAAGCTGAAAAGGATTTGttacttttattaaaatataattaa
- a CDS encoding plasmepsin VI: protein MPYFHIFLYILIFCVLVHICPIHTLNIFKNDENEKGSLNIPLGKENNLFFNEIKLENRFKNNIKGYIQNVQKFHYLMEKNKPNVLSYIQEDLLNFHNSQFIADIGVGNPPQVFKVVFDTGSSNLAIPSTKCIKGGCASHKKFNPNKSRTFTKNLKNNQESVYTYIQYGTGTSILEQSYDDVYLKGLKIKHQCIGLAIEESLHPFSDLPFDGIVGLGFSDPDFRSQNKYASPLIETIKKQNLLKRNIFSFYVPKKLEKSGAITFGKANKKYTVEGKSIEWFPVISLYYWEINLLDIQLSHKNLFLCESKKCRAAIDTGSSLITGPSTFIQPLLEKINLERDCSNKESLPIISFVLKNVEGKEITLDFMPEDYIIEEGDTENNTLECVIGIMPLDVPPPRGPIFIFGNSFIRKYYTIFDNDHKLIGLIEANHNF from the exons atgccgTACTTCCATATATTCctatacattttaattttttgtgttCTTGTTCATATATGTCCTATTCAtactttaaatatttttaaaaatgatgaaaatgaaaagggATCTTTAAATATCCCTCTaggaaaagaaaacaatttattttttaatgaaataaaattagaaaatagatttaaaaataatatcaaaggatatatacaaaatgttcAGAAATTTCATTATcttatggaaaaaaataaaccaaatgtattatcatatatccaagaagatttattaaattttcataatagTCAATTTATTGCTGATATAGGGGTAGGAAATCCACCTCAAGTATTTAAGGTGGTTTTTGATACAGGGTCCAGTAATCTAGCAATCCCATCAACGAAATGTAtcaa GGGAGGTTGTGCTTCccataaaaaatttaatccTAACAAGTCTAGGACCTTTAccaaaaatttaaaaa acAATCAAGAATCAGTCTACACATACATTCAA TATGGCACAGGAACAAgca TCCTTGAACAATCATATGATGACGTCTATTTAAAGGGATt aaaaattaaacatcAATGTATAGGATTAGCCATAGaag aATCGCTACATCCCTTTTCGGATTTACCCTTTGATGGGATTGTTGGCTTAGGATTTTCCGATC cTGATTTTAGAtctcaaaataaatatgccTCCCCATTAATTGAAACCATCAAAAAACAA AATCTTTTGAagagaaatattttttccttttacgttccaaaaaaattagaaaa GTCAGGTGCAATTACCTTTGGAAAGGCgaataagaaatatacagTGGAAGGAAAATCAATTGAATGGTTTCCTGTTATATCTTTAT ATTATTGGGAAATAAATCTTCTAGATATACAACTATCTCAcaaaaatttatttctttgCGAAAGTAAAAAATGTAGAGCTGCAATTGATACAGGATCTAGTTTA ataaCTGGACCGTCTACTTTCATTCAACCGTTATTAGAAAAGATCAATTTAGAGAGGGACTGTTCAAATAAGGAAAGTTTGCctattatttcatttgttttaaaaaacGTCGAAGGGAAGGAGATTACCTTGGATTTTATGCCGGAAGATTATATAATAGAAGAAGGGGACACT GAGAATAATACATTAGAAT GCGTCATAGGAATAATGCCTCTCGACGTTCCACCTCCCCGAGGCccaattttcatttttg gtaattcttttataagaaaatattacaCCATTTTTGATAATGATCATAAACTCATAGGTCTAATTGAAGCTAATCATAacttttaa
- a CDS encoding ATP synthase F0 subunit d-like protein, putative → MKSLRLFNRRFRYFSTLSTNKRKWQDLSFFLTNDIDTSHWREMTSKINEAENLIKMEEGKASKSIDWVDWNEKISNKELLSCMKNFYDNQMKMLQELGGEKEGNLKEGEEEKIFEDALKNCKESEEISKKLLVDGAKTLWINFHNPNVSNVDNNEWIDSDLYWQSFIEKHSIYNLNNKNLHPEDDENCTFEKNEWHRKTNKFNERSDTPILYDYMINLPSWEYYDINRRLFLENMLYFLLRTGLNFRFFPEIYNWKWIAHIEDLRYQYLNTSHIRRKQNQLKTVKREVPLELQPLDYEHKGEEFHLKLLQHFKEYQNLVIARLMSNYIFLCDPYIPVQTRESLQGVLNRFKRGKLYKLVSHSCVNTNDGKNQTNGLVNAHINNNNSLVKCLFFLPDEEYIDTEKKESQDDNLICSNMYKPLDALQNFYSYLKKQNIELNDSYIEMLNIFTQIIQERGQYWLHIPNEKITDTFLRRYNKDDSLYPMFVQYCDELNEAFLNKVEILPENYHKEITYIEKIYQEENRFFHTFVNSFLTNDDDLNLSFQQINSFNLLKMNEKQIDHLIKSGKLVLMDEDTHQKITDPKKALDHLKNKEMQKQEIREFVKSLPL, encoded by the exons ATGAAGTCTTTAAGATTATTTAACAG GAGGTTCAGATATTTTAGTACCTTGTCTACAAATAAAAGGAAATGGCAAGATTTAAGTTTTTTCTTAACAAATGATATAGATACATCTCATTGGAGAGAAATGACTTCTAAAATTAATGAAGCGGAGAATTTAATAAAGATGGAGGAAGGGAAAGCATCCAAATCAATTGATTGGGTTGATtggaatgaaaaaataagtaACAAGGAGCTCCTATCatg cATGAAAAACTTTTATGATAACCAAATGAAAATGTTACAAGAACTGGGTGGTGAGAAGGAAGGGAATTTAAAAGAAggtgaagaagaaaaaatatttgaagaTGCACTAAAGAATTGCAAAGAATCAGAGGAAATTTCTAAAAAGTTATTAGTAGATGGTGCGAAAACCTTGTGGATAAATTTTCATAACCCTAATGTATCAAatgttgataataatgaatggATTGATAGTGATTTATATTGGCAATCGTTTATTGAAAAgcattctatatataatttgaataataaaaatttacatccagaagatgatgaaaattgtacatttgaaaaaaatgaatggcATAGAAAAactaataaatttaatgagAGGAGTGATACacctatattatatgattatatgataaatttaCCATCATGggaatattatgatataaatagaaggttatttttagaaaatatgttatattttttattaaggaCAGGTTTAAATTTTCGTTTTTTTccagaaatatataattggaAGTGGATAGCTCATATAGAAGATTTACGTTATCAATATTTAAACACATCACATATTAGAAGAAAACAGAATCAACTAAAAACAGTTAAAAGAGAAGTTCCTTTAGAGTTACAACCATTAGATTATGAACATAAAGGAGAAGAATTTCATCTGAAATTATTACAACATTTTAAAGAATATCAAAATTTAGTTATCGCAAGATTAATgtcaaattatatttttttatgtgatcCATACATACCTGTTCAGACAAGAGAATCACTTCAAGGTGTTCTTAATCGTTTCAAGAGAGGAAAGTTGTATAAGCTAGTATCACATAGTTGTGTTAATACAAACGATGGGAAGAATCAGACAAATGGTTTGGTTAATGCccacataaataataacaatagttTGGTTAAatgcttattttttttacccGATGAGGAATATATAGACACAGAAAAGAAAGAATCACAAGatgataatttaatatgTTCTAATATGTATAAACCATTAGATGCTCTGcaaaatttttattcatatttaaaaaaacagAATATCGAATTGAATGATTCATATATCGAaatgttaaatatatttacacaaATTATACAAGAAAGAGGACAATATTGGTTACATATACCCAATGAAAAAATTACAGACACATTTCTaagaagatataataaagacGATTCATTATATCCTATGTTTGTTCAATATTGTGATGAATTGAATGAagcttttttaaataaagttGAGATACTACCAGAAAATTATCATAAAGAAATTActtatattgaaaaaatataccaAGAAGAAAATCGTTTTTTTCATACCTTtgttaattcatttttaacaAATGATGACGATTTAAATTTATCTTTTCAACAAATAAATTCTttcaatttattaaaaatgaatgaaaaacaaattgatcatttaataaaaagtgGAAAATTGGTATTAATGGATGAAGACACACATCAAAAAATAACTGACCCCAAAAAGGCCTTGGaccatttaaaaaataaggaaatgCAAAAACAAGAAATAAGAGAATTTGTCAAATCGTTACCTCTATGA
- a CDS encoding heptatricopeptide repeat-containing protein, putative: MLKHIYLRIVNVQKNLNKKINEYNVNNNINEESIKINKIPMLNGKKNLLLNRKENIYNKKYNNMNNKNNMNNVNNMNNMNNTNNTNNMYNMYNMYNIEREHMTERRENIVKNNYTNENFIVKNFFVDISQNKMTKEEGQNGYDIMKKLNKCNINDRSYNINKSTHNNNNNIHICNNSCDISIQNRYNQTVDHINRHKIPNNLHFILHYSSYQIIKSLNAPYNYINNKDYFMSLSLICNQLAINKYENKNYWYTLSIKLTSILKEKNVHENFHIRWLALILNSYAKINFVNVKFLKGCSEFIRNYYIRTNENRKDYIIHSFDISQIVNSYTRLNYMDDKLFSYLKKYIDQQIDDMSFQSISNICNAYSKLLNIENYEDLFFKLRVRIRDNIHEFKPQEVANILNSYSKLYNINGIFKDVIHMNDNVHMNDNVHMNDVIHMNDNTSCNYLKRKKRTFPFFDIFNKAISYILCNYFKFMPIEITMIINSYSKCNIYNNNLFSYLYSYIKKNINNFQPPELCILCNAYANFNKRENTIFDMIRNVLMEKNNINKLEDGNVAMLLHAYGKLLIKDEEFILYLLINKKHVIQYLDSRNLTLFYVSLIKLNIHIPIYIYNIFKYYIKKKLSTFTDLGLTSILYSSSTMYPPYYFDIHFISRILFLLNKRKANSKSFCHQIHVSLFVIHSLYNFDTFSLPFLSCIYQLLNVVYDHINKQNYYDIHKSNIQKRIYPFLPKYNIQIQSEVNIGPFIVDFLLLNKNHHAQYMHTHKSFK; encoded by the coding sequence ATGTTAAAACATATTTACCTTAGAATTGTAAATGTTcagaaaaatttaaataaaaaaataaatgaatacaatgtgaataataatataaatgaagaaagtataaaaataaataagattCCAATGTTAAACGGAAAGAAAAACCTTTTATTGAACaggaaagaaaatatatacaataaaaagtataataatatgaataataagaataatatgaataatgtgaataatatgaataatatgaataatacgAATAATAcgaataatatgtataatatgtataatatgtataatatagaaaGGGAGCATATGACCGAACGAAGAGAAAATATTGTAAagaataattatacaaatgaaaattttattgtaaaaaatttttttgtagATATATCCCAAAATAAAATGACAAAAGAGGAAGGTCAAAATGGATATgatataatgaagaaattaaataagtgtaatataaatgatcgttcttataatataaataagagtacacataataataataataatatacatatatgtaataattcaTGTGATATATCCATACAGAATAGATACAACCAAACAGTTGATCATATAAATAGACATAAAATACCGAATAAtctacattttattttacattattCAAGTTatcaaattattaaaagttTAAATGCaccatataattatattaataataaagattatTTTATGTCCCTTTCATTAATATGTAACCAGCTAGCCATTaacaaatatgaaaataagaaCTATTGGTATACTCTAAGTATAAAATTAACATccattttaaaagaaaaaaatgttcaTGAGAATTTTCATATTAGATGGTTAGCTCTGATATTAAATTCATATGctaaaataaattttgttaatgtaaaatttttaaaaggtTGTTCAGAATTTATAcggaattattatataaggaCAAATGAAAATAGGAAggattatataatacatagtTTTGACATATCGCAAATTGTTAATTCATATACTAGATTAAATTATATGGATGACAAATTATTTAGTTacttgaaaaaatatatagatcaACAAATTGATGATATGAGCTTTCAATCTATtagtaatatatgtaatgcaTATTCTAAATTgttaaatatagaaaattatgaagatttattttttaagttaCGTGTGAGGATAAGGGATAATATACATGAATTTAAACCTCAAGAAGTagcaaatatattaaattcgTATTCGAAGTTGTACAATATTAATGGTATTTTCAAAGATGTTATACATATGAACGATAATGTACATATGAACGATAATGTACATATGAACGATGTTATACATATGAACGATAATACAAGTTGTAATTATTTGAAGCGTAAAAAAAGGACGTTTCccttttttgatatatttaataaagcCATATCATATATCCTGTGCAACTATTTTAAATTCATGCCTATCGAAATTACTATGATTATTAACTCATATTCcaaatgtaatatttataataataatttattttcttatttatatagttatattaagaaaaatataaataatttccaACCTCCCGAATTATGCATATTATGTAATGCATATGCTAATTTCAACAAACGAGAGAATACAATATTTGATATGATAAGGAATGTAttaatggaaaaaaataatattaataaattagaGGATGGTAATGTTGCTATGTTATTACATGCATATggtaaattattaataaaagatgaagagtttattttgtatttacttataaataaaaaacatgTTATACAATATTTAGATTCAAGAAATTTaactttattttatgtatctttaataaaattaaatatacatatacctatatatatatataatatatttaaatattatataaaaaaaaaattaagcaCTTTTACAGATTTAGGTCTCActtctatattatattcatcatcTACTATGTATCCtccatattattttgatattcattttatttctcgtattctatttttattaaacaaaAGAAAAGCAAATAGTAAATCATTTTGTCATCAAATTCATGTCTCACTATTCGTAATACactcattatataatttcgACACATTCTCTTTACCATTCTTATCTTGTATTTATCAACTATTAAATGTAGTCTATGATCATATTAAcaaacaaaattattatgacATTCATAAATCcaatatacaaaaaagaatatatccCTTTCTTCCAAAATACAATATACAAATTCAATCAGAAGTTAATATAGGTCCCTTCATTGTagactttttattattgaaCAAAAATCACCATGCTCAATATATGCATACTCACAAATCATTCAAATGA
- a CDS encoding E3 ubiquitin-protein ligase, with protein sequence MSDNIENPRDDNENEDRNNIFLYNNEISNEGSDSCNVLCLFLFFLSLFFIMIISADNNTAHTFSSPTNNNNNNNNNNTDNNDNSNNSNNSNINNKKNYINNNNNHSNYNNYFDDDPSIKYRKNNNIYKDNINDEFLKKEDNDNIMNNMLDNILIQCLHFKGAYKIRNKNNNNMSDGIFEAKLVTLKLALNNVTKSYIFFYFNPYDNNNTNHNIYILNDIPKQYKYLGFNGININKENRYIFNGQGYNISTFCQLKNNVKKKNEAYKYAHTNIYNNNDNNNNNNNNINGVNENCLCNYTININQYINKYESVSLREVDESYLYSLKGYILDEQEYYKNYLQNEYIKLYKNYISYIQKYYHTHYIEKENMIHFHSLGNVNEEIIKHQSKLESAKQNDKELSYVTLKKVKHESGTIPNHNTEREYTSNVDNNDGNNKNNDGNNKNNDENNNNSDGNNNNNDGNNKYNDVNNKYNDVNNKNNDVNNKYNDGHNKNNNEHVTNAHYDGYIYSNNCNLLISFEGIDIDKKYISTKVLNFSILFNIKSIIEISLFWSQIGTSGSIPGASRISLISICLNSLIDIFESLLLLYEVLLSKLLLIHFILMILLKFLLFTIMEVRYVLIVWKANHQHEVNEGWEHMQRKLSKLYKYYYGSIFLLILLFYYVFPFFPYILLILYLCWLPQILLDIWRGQRNSVDIKFVFILSLCRLYLPIYIYLYPHNIFQLDNFSQLIDTSNTMFSILIIFIVFIQCIYMLLQRIYGPRYFVNIDLLPHVHNYYKTIDVNFEAGIPECVICMYDIVLKPNKYCVTPCYHIFHEKCLQQWMDIKLECPTCRGPLPNFS encoded by the coding sequence ATGAGTGACAATATAGAAAATCCCAGAGATGATAACGAGAATGAAGATAggaacaatatatttttgtataataacGAAATAAGTAACGAGGGGAGTGATTCTTGCAAtgtattatgtttatttctttttttcctttccttattttttattatgattattagtGCTGATAATAATACTGCTCACACATTTTCAAGCCCAacaaacaacaacaacaataataataataataatactgataataatgataatagtaataatagtaataatagcaacattaataataagaagaattacataaataataataataatcatagtaattataataattattttgatgACGACCCCTCCATTAAATATAGAAAGAATAACAACATTTAtaaggataatataaatgatgagtttttaaaaaaagaagacaatgataatattatgaataatatgttagataatatattaatacaatgTTTACATTTTAAAGGAGcttataaaataagaaataagaataataacaatatgtCCGATGGGATATTTGAAGCTAAATTAGTTACCTTAAAATTAGCTCTTAACAATGTAACCaaatcttatatatttttttattttaatccttatgataataacaatactaatcataatatatatatattaaatgacattcctaaacaatataaatatttaggATTTAatggtataaatataaataaagagaacagatatatttttaatggaCAGGGTTATAATATCTCAACATTTTGTCAACTcaaaaataatgtaaaaaaaaaaaatgaagcatataaatatgcccacacaaatatatataacaataatgataataataataataataataataatattaatgggGTTAATGAAAATTGCCTTTGTAATTATACCATAAATATTAatcaatatattaataaatacgAATCCGTATCCTTAAGAGAAGTAGATGAATCCTATCTATACTCTCTCAAAGGATATATATTAGATGAAcaagaatattataaaaattatttacaaaatgaatatatcaaactttataaaaattatattagctatatacaaaaatattatcatacacattatattgaaaaggaaaatatgaTCCATTTTCATTCATTAGGAAATGTTAatgaagaaattataaaacacCAATCCAAATTAGAAAGTGCGaaacaaaatgataaagaaTTATCGTATGTCACTCTAAAAAAGGTAAAACATGAAAGTGGTACTATACCTAACCATAACACGGAAAGGGAATATACCTCCAatgttgataataatgatgggaataataaaaataatgatgggaataataaaaataatgatgagaataataataacagtgatgggaataataataacaatgatgggaataataaatataacgatgtaaataataaatataacgatgtaaataataaaaataatgatgtaaataataaatataatgatgggcataacaaaaataataacgaaCATGTTACTAATGCACATTAtgatggatatatatattccaacAACTGTAATTTGTTGATTTCCTTTGAAGGTATAGatattgataaaaaatacatttccACAAAAGTTTTAAATTTCtccattttatttaatataaaatctaTTATCGAAATAAGTTTATTCTGGAGTCAAATAGGAACGAGTGGATCTATTCCAGGAGCATCAAGGATTTCTTTAATTTCTATATGTTTGAATTCCCTTATAGACATATTTGAAtcattattacttttatatgAAGTGTTATTAtcgaaattattattaatacattttattttaatgattttgttaaaatttttattatttactaTAATGGAAGTCAGATATGTACTTATCGTATGGAAAGCTAATCATCAACATGAAGTTAATGAAGGTTGGGAACATATGCAAAGGAAATTaagtaaattatataaatattattatggtagtatctttttattaattcttctattttattatgttttccctttttttccatatatcttattaatattatatttatgttggTTACCACAAATACTTTTAGATATATGGAGAGGACAACGTAATTCGGTAGATAttaaatttgtttttatattatccttaTGTCGTTTATACCTAcccatttatatttatttatatccacataatatatttcaattaGATAATTTCTCACAGCTTATAGATACATCTAATACAATGTTTAGCAtactaataatttttattgtatttataCAATGTATCTATATGCTCTTACAAAGAATTTATGGACCTAgatattttgttaatatagATCTCTTACCACatgttcataattattataaaactaTCGATGTCAATTTTGAAGCTGGAATACCTGAATgtgttatatgtatgtatgacATAGTATTAAAGCCTAACAAATATTGTGTAACTCCATGCTACCACATTTTTCATGAAAAGTGTTTGCAACAGTGGATGGACATAAAACTGGAGTGCCCAACGTGTCGTGGTCCCCTCCCCAACTTTTCTTAA